One Clupea harengus chromosome 3, Ch_v2.0.2, whole genome shotgun sequence DNA window includes the following coding sequences:
- the si:ch211-194m7.8 gene encoding olfactomedin-4, whose amino-acid sequence MLILLVLLSLTENVQTQRVQGQQKNGACVCDVKSLVWTFPAITYENVSNLAQDCGDALQNLETQIEDTEATMPHLLATVENVTRRLGPFQYLKSNGLYNALHLNQLKEELQELQHTIDITHNDNPSKETIKLTTEIAHAKQKVENMYKDNGFNLETVKENLRLLGNRVQTCRSIPTEFRSTCSQRIMTNISSAVVTKLSSFGKSYISGAWGREAKQDSEERYWVQPLTSGHRSGNVMRMYSSFNDFMAFKNYKDVPVAPSNTHTNAIQGPGTLLYGEAVFYQCYNTGELCRYDLQTKATLRQTLPEAGFNNKFPYCYYTCRDWTDMNLSADERGLWVVYTTLDNHGNLVVSLLDSGSLNVTHTWKTGLFKKSVTNAFMVCGVLYATRFVDTYREEVFYAFDTATGLEDNTLALPLEKVAAGVASLLYNPIDRRLYMYNDAYLLAYQAVF is encoded by the exons ATGCTGATACTCCTGGTGCTCCTGTCTCTAACT GAGAACGTTCAGACTCAGAGAGTTCAAGGCCAGCAGAAGAATGGCGCTTGTGTCTGTGACGTGAAAAGCCTTGTGTGGACATTCCCAGCCATAACATATGAAAATGTGTCCAATCTGGCGCAGGACTGTGGAGATGCGCTTCAAAACCTCGAGACACAG ATTGAAGACACGGAAGCTACGATGCCACATCTTTTGGCCACAGTTGAAAATGTGACACGTCGCCTGGGACCTTTCCAGTACCTCAAGTCGAACGGACTGTACAACGCTCTACACCTGAATCAGCTCAAGGAGGAGCTTCAGGAACTTCAGCACACCATAGACATCACCCATAACGACAACCCCTCTAAAGAAACAATAAAACTCACCACAGAG ATTGCCCACGCTAAACAGAAGGTAGAGAACATGTACAAAGACAATGGCTTCAATCTAGAGACGGTGAAAGAGAATTTACGTCTCCTGGGCAACCGTGTGCAAACCTGCCGCAGTATCCCCACAGAATTTAGAA GCACCTGTTCTCAGCGCATCATGACGAACATCAGCTCTGCTGTAGTTACAAAGCTCAGCTCATTTGGGAAGTCCTACATATCAGGCGCCTGGGGTCGAGAGGCCAAGCAGGACAGTGAGGAAAGGTACTGGGTTCAACCGCTCACCAGTGGCCACAGATCTGGAAATGTCATGAGGATGTACAGCTCCTTCAACGACTTCATGGCATTCAAGAACTACAAGGACGTACCTGTGGCGCCGTCCAACACCCACACCAATGCCATCCAGGGCCCTGGCACCTTGCTGTATGGGGAAGCTGTTTTTTATCAGTGCTACAACACAGGGGAGCTGTGTCGCTACGACCTCCAGACCAAGGCCACATTGCGTCAGACGCTCCCAGAGGCCGGTTTCAACAACAAGTTCCCCTACTGCTACTACACGTGCCGCGACTGGACGGACATGAACCTGTCAGCCGACGAGAGAGGCCTGTGGGTAGTCTACACCACGCTGGATAACCACGGCAACCTGGTGGTGAGCCTGCTGGACAGCGGCTCGctcaatgtcacacacacgtGGAAGACGGGTCTGTTCAAAAAATCCGTCACCAACGCCTTCATGGTGTGCGGGGTCCTCTACGCCACACGCTTTGTGGACACGTACCGTGAGGAGGTGTTCTACGCCTTCGACACCGCAACAGGACTCGAGGACAACACCTTGGCTCTGCCCCTGGAGAAAGTGGCTGCAGGGGTAGCCAGTCTGCTTTACAACCCCATAGACAGAAGGCTGTACATGTACAACGATGCATATCTTCTGGCGTACCAAGCTGTCTTCTAA